One part of the Phaenicophaeus curvirostris isolate KB17595 chromosome 2, BPBGC_Pcur_1.0, whole genome shotgun sequence genome encodes these proteins:
- the RDH14 gene encoding retinol dehydrogenase 14 has product MAAAAVAALVLGAGLFLAARRWLRAGASPGAGASMRGKTVIITGANSGLGRAAAAELLRMRARVIMGCRDRARAERAAREIRAELGERAGGEEGGELVVRELDLASLRSVRAFCHRVLQEEPRLDVLINNAGIFQCPYMKTEDGFEMQFGVNHLGHFLLTNLLLGLLKNSAPSRIVVVSSKLYKYGEINFDDLNSEISYNKSFCYSRSKLANILFARELARRLEGTGVTVNSLHPGIARTNLGRHVNIPLLAKPLFNLVSWAFFKTPLEGAQTSIYLASSPDVEGVSGKYFGDCKEEELLPKATDDLVARKLWDISEVMVGLLK; this is encoded by the exons ATGGCCGCGGCGGCCGTGGCGGCGCTGGTGCTGGGCGCGGGGCTCTTCCTGGCCGCCCGGCGCTGGTTGCGCGCCGGGGCCTCGCCCGGCGCCGGCGCCTCCATGCGGGGCAAGACGGTGATCATCACGGGGGCCAACAGCGGGCTGGGCCGCGCGGCGGCGGCCGAGCTGCTGCGGATGCGGGCCCGCGTCATCATGGGGTGCCGCGACCGCGCGCGGGCGGAGCGGGCGGCGCGCGAGATCCGGGCCGAGCTGGGCGAGCGGGCGGGGGGCGAGGAGGGCGGCGAGCTGGTGGTCCGGGAGCTCGACCTGGCCTCGCTCCGCTCCGTCCGGGCCTTCTGCCACCGCGTCCTCCAG GAAGAGCCAAGGCTGGATGTTCTGATAAATAATGCAGGCATATTCCAGTGTCCATACATGAAGACAGAGGATGGGTTTGAGATGCAATTTGGTGTAAACCACTTGGGTCACTTCTTGCTCACCAACCTTCTTCTGGGCCTCCTCAAAAATTCTGCTCCGAGCAGGATTGTGGTGGTATCCTCAAAGCTTTACAAATATGGAGAGATCAACTTTGATGACTTGAACAGTGAAATAAGTTACAATAAAAGCTTTTGTTACAGTCGGAGTAAACTGGCTAACATATTATTTGCAAGGGAGCTAGCCCGTCGGTTAGAAGGGACAGGAGTCACTGTCAATTCACTTCATCCTGGGATTGCCAGAACAAATCTAGGCAGACACGTGAATATTCCTTTGCTAGCCAAACCTCTGTTCAACTTGGTGTCATGGGCTTTCTTCAAAACACCTCTGGAAGGAGCCCAGACTTCTATTTAtttggcctcttctcctgaTGTTGAAGGCGTGTCGGGTAAATATTTTGGAGACTGCAAAGAGGAGGAGCTCCTGCCCAAAGCCACGGATGACTTGGTTGCAAGAAAGTTGTGGGATATCAGTGAAGTGATGGTTGGTTTGTTGAAATAA